The Lacrimispora xylanolytica genome has a segment encoding these proteins:
- the ltrA gene encoding group II intron reverse transcriptase/maturase: protein MNVTEGRFKNRQLHMEDYLQMVSAEQKENAEVFDYSKITEKSGIITDYWTNNLLDLILRKDNLNKAYKQVKSNKGAGGIDGMQVDELLPYLRENQDTLIQEIRTGKYKPNPVRRVEIPKETKGEVRRLGVPTVVDRVIQQAITQELTPIYEERFSDNSFGFRPKRGAHDALKQCQKNVNDGYGYVVDMDLEKFFDTVCQSKLIEVLSRTIKDGRLISLIHKYLNAGVMAKGIFERTEVGMPQGGPLSPLLSNVMLNELDKELERRGHRFVRYADDCMIFCKSRKSAERTLENILPYIEGKLFLKVNRKKTEVAHISKVKYLGYSFYRHKGKCRLRVHPKSVEKMKNKIRELTDRKNGMSNAQREEKYQQFVRGWVNYFKLADIKALLKVIDKWARRRIRAVYWKQWKKIKTKYRMLKALGCEHWRAKELACSRKGYWRMAKVLNQIFSNKIIAKLGYTSMLDYYSIVYEN from the coding sequence ATGAATGTAACTGAAGGTAGATTTAAGAACAGACAACTTCATATGGAAGACTATCTGCAAATGGTATCTGCAGAACAGAAAGAGAATGCAGAAGTGTTCGACTACTCTAAGATTACTGAAAAGAGCGGTATCATCACAGACTATTGGACGAACAATCTTTTGGATTTGATTTTGCGGAAAGATAACCTTAATAAGGCATATAAACAAGTGAAATCAAATAAGGGAGCAGGGGGAATTGATGGAATGCAGGTAGATGAACTTCTACCCTACTTAAGAGAAAACCAAGACACTCTAATCCAAGAGATAAGGACAGGGAAATATAAACCCAATCCAGTTCGACGGGTAGAAATACCCAAAGAAACAAAAGGCGAAGTAAGAAGACTTGGTGTTCCTACGGTAGTTGACCGAGTGATACAGCAGGCAATCACCCAGGAACTGACTCCAATCTACGAAGAGAGATTCTCAGATAACAGTTTTGGATTCCGCCCCAAAAGAGGAGCACATGATGCGCTCAAACAGTGCCAAAAGAATGTAAATGACGGCTATGGATACGTGGTAGATATGGACTTGGAAAAGTTCTTTGACACGGTGTGCCAGAGTAAGCTGATAGAGGTATTGTCAAGAACCATCAAAGATGGCAGGCTGATTTCGTTAATACATAAATATCTCAATGCGGGAGTTATGGCAAAGGGGATATTTGAACGTACAGAAGTGGGAATGCCCCAAGGTGGACCACTTAGTCCGTTGCTTAGCAATGTCATGCTGAATGAGTTGGACAAGGAACTGGAACGCAGAGGACACAGATTCGTCCGCTATGCGGATGACTGTATGATTTTCTGTAAAAGCAGAAAAAGTGCAGAAAGAACCTTAGAAAACATACTCCCATACATCGAAGGAAAATTATTTCTTAAAGTGAATCGGAAGAAAACAGAAGTGGCTCATATCAGCAAGGTAAAATACCTTGGATACAGCTTTTACAGACACAAGGGAAAATGCAGATTAAGAGTACACCCGAAGTCAGTGGAGAAGATGAAAAATAAAATCAGAGAACTGACAGACAGAAAAAATGGCATGAGCAATGCGCAAAGAGAAGAAAAGTATCAACAGTTTGTGAGAGGTTGGGTGAACTACTTCAAACTTGCAGACATAAAAGCACTTCTCAAAGTGATAGATAAGTGGGCAAGACGAAGAATAAGGGCAGTCTACTGGAAACAGTGGAAGAAAATCAAGACGAAATACAGAATGCTCAAAGCATTAGGCTGTGAACATTGGAGAGCCAAGGAACTTGCATGTAGCAGAAAAGGTTATTGGAGAATGGCCAAGGTGCTAAACCAAATCTTTTCAAATAAAATAATAGCCAAGCTGGGATATACCTCCATGCTTGACTATTATTCAATAGTTTATGAAAACTAA
- a CDS encoding MarR family winged helix-turn-helix transcriptional regulator, which translates to MDEKEKYIKKVKTQLAVMMGKGRKVDKILLSQGLTRLELFAIQQIYEATNGDKEHKGIYVSALAKKMDIVLSSASRTLNSLEKRGLISREIDPDNRRNICVMLTEKGYSVRKQCLEKVNLMVGRVVEGMGIEDMEQLIKLWNRFIDQMENAVNDMTEEIDEPTD; encoded by the coding sequence ATGGATGAAAAAGAGAAGTACATAAAAAAAGTAAAAACCCAACTGGCAGTTATGATGGGCAAAGGGAGAAAGGTTGATAAAATCCTGCTGTCCCAGGGGCTAACCCGCCTTGAGCTGTTTGCGATTCAGCAGATTTATGAAGCGACAAACGGAGATAAGGAACACAAAGGCATCTATGTATCGGCACTGGCTAAAAAAATGGATATTGTCTTATCCTCAGCATCACGGACTTTGAATTCTCTGGAAAAGCGAGGACTGATATCCAGGGAGATTGATCCTGACAACAGAAGAAACATCTGTGTCATGCTTACGGAAAAAGGATATTCAGTAAGGAAGCAGTGTCTGGAAAAGGTGAATCTGATGGTAGGAAGAGTCGTGGAAGGCATGGGAATAGAAGATATGGAACAGCTGATTAAATTGTGGAACCGATTTATTGATCAAATGGAAAACGCAGTGAATGATATGACGGAAGAAATTGATGAACCTACAGATTGA
- a CDS encoding ABC transporter ATP-binding protein, giving the protein MNVFFRYFKPHLISLAAVMLLLFGQAACDLSLPDYMSDIVNKGITSGDTMYIVKAGVQMMGIAFLSAFCTVIVGLIGARMAAGICRNLRQDVFTRIESFSSAEMEKYSTSSLITRTTNDITQIQQLIVMLVRIVFYAPILGVGGVIHALEKDKSMSWIIALSVGLLLVMIISMMMVVMPRFQYVQKLIDRLNLVVRESLDGTLVIRAFNTQRFEEKRFDKVNARLTETNLFVNRITSGMMPAMMLIMNLTNLLIVWVGSKAVSSFKMEVGDMMAYMQYAMQIIMAFLMMAMMFIMIPRAIVSIKRVVEILTTESTIKEPEKAAVISESPKGTVEYRGVSFRYPDADEAVLHDITFTALPGQTTAFIGATGSGKSTLVNLLPRFYDVTEGEILIDGIDIRKWTLKKLRDMIGFVPQKGILFSGTIESNLKYGDREAGKEVVEEAAKTAQAEEFIDSKPEGFLTEIAQGGQNVSGGQKQRLSIARALVKKAPVNVFDDSFSALDFKTDAKLRAALKDKTKDSVTILVAQRISTIMNADQIIVLDQGKIAGRGTHQELMKACEIYREIALSQLSEEELK; this is encoded by the coding sequence TTGAATGTATTTTTCAGATATTTCAAACCCCATTTGATATCTTTAGCAGCGGTCATGCTGCTGCTGTTCGGGCAGGCTGCTTGTGATTTATCGCTTCCAGATTATATGTCTGATATCGTAAACAAAGGTATCACATCGGGAGACACGATGTACATAGTCAAAGCCGGAGTTCAAATGATGGGGATTGCCTTTTTAAGCGCGTTCTGCACCGTAATTGTGGGATTGATCGGTGCGAGAATGGCAGCGGGTATCTGCCGGAATCTACGGCAGGATGTATTTACAAGAATTGAGAGCTTTTCCAGTGCGGAGATGGAGAAGTATTCCACTTCCTCATTAATAACCAGAACCACGAATGATATTACCCAGATCCAGCAGCTGATTGTTATGCTGGTCCGAATCGTGTTTTATGCGCCCATTCTTGGAGTCGGCGGGGTCATTCATGCCCTGGAAAAGGATAAATCCATGTCGTGGATTATCGCCTTATCCGTGGGATTGCTGTTAGTAATGATTATTTCCATGATGATGGTGGTTATGCCCAGATTCCAGTATGTGCAAAAGTTAATCGACCGGTTAAACCTTGTAGTCAGGGAAAGCCTTGACGGAACTCTGGTCATTCGTGCATTTAATACTCAGAGATTCGAGGAAAAGCGGTTTGATAAGGTGAATGCCAGACTGACAGAAACAAATTTATTTGTCAACAGGATTACATCCGGTATGATGCCTGCCATGATGCTTATCATGAATCTGACTAATTTATTAATTGTCTGGGTGGGATCAAAAGCAGTATCCAGCTTTAAAATGGAAGTAGGAGATATGATGGCATATATGCAGTATGCCATGCAGATTATTATGGCCTTTTTGATGATGGCAATGATGTTTATCATGATTCCAAGAGCCATTGTATCCATAAAGAGAGTGGTTGAGATACTGACTACGGAGTCAACCATTAAAGAACCTGAAAAAGCTGCTGTCATTTCAGAGTCGCCAAAAGGAACCGTGGAATACCGGGGAGTGTCCTTTCGCTACCCCGATGCCGATGAAGCGGTTCTTCACGATATTACGTTTACGGCACTGCCGGGACAAACAACAGCTTTTATCGGCGCGACCGGAAGCGGAAAAAGCACACTGGTCAATTTGCTGCCCCGTTTTTACGATGTGACGGAGGGAGAAATCTTAATTGATGGTATTGATATCAGAAAATGGACGTTAAAAAAGCTGAGAGATATGATTGGTTTTGTGCCTCAGAAGGGAATCTTATTTTCCGGTACAATTGAGAGCAATTTAAAATATGGTGACAGAGAGGCTGGCAAAGAAGTAGTGGAGGAAGCCGCCAAAACGGCTCAGGCGGAAGAATTCATCGATTCCAAGCCGGAGGGCTTTTTGACAGAGATTGCTCAGGGAGGTCAGAACGTATCGGGCGGTCAGAAGCAGCGTCTTTCCATTGCAAGGGCACTGGTTAAAAAAGCACCGGTCAATGTATTTGATGATAGCTTCTCCGCTCTGGATTTTAAGACAGATGCAAAGCTTCGTGCTGCGCTGAAAGATAAGACAAAAGACAGCGTTACCATTTTAGTAGCCCAGAGAATCAGCACCATCATGAATGCGGATCAGATTATTGTTTTGGATCAGGGCAAAATTGCCGGAAGAGGGACTCACCAGGAACTGATGAAAGCCTGTGAAATATACCGGGAAATCGCGCTGTCACAGCTGAGTGAGGAGGAACTGAAATGA
- a CDS encoding ABC transporter ATP-binding protein produces the protein MSEEKSSGGPIGRGGGLGQKSEKAKNFKGTMLHLAGYLKHYKISVIVVILFACCSSVFSIVGPKVLGKATTKLFEGLMAWAMGTGLLTDFRYIRNRLLLLVVLYLVSAIFSYLQSYIMSGVSMKITYELRKNISEKMNRLPLNYYDTRTHGEILSRITNDVDTVSQTLNQSLTQMITSVTTLIGIIAMMLSISIRMTLVAVFVLLVSMGLIATVVKKSQKYFTQQQKSLGNLNGHIEEIYAGHNVVQIFNGEKEAIEKFQLINDKLYGSAWKSQFLSGMMMPIMSFVGNLGFVCVCLLGGYLTVKKAIEIGDVQAFIQYMRSFMQPISQIANVSNTLQSTAAAAERVFEFLDEEDEVRETESPIVLTEVHGNVEFKNVCFGYQPDTMIINHFSSNVEAGQMVAIVGPTGAGKTTIVKLLMRFYELNSGQILIDGHDSLTFTRRDLRAMFGMVLQDTWLYNATVMDNIRYGNFDKTDEEVIAAAKAAHCDEFIRTLPGGYHMVINEESSNLSQGQKQLLTIARTILADPKILILDEATSSIDTRTEVFIQKAMDKLMKNRTSFVIAHRLSTIRDADMILVMKDGDIIEQGNHETLLEKKGFYSDLYHSQFAEQS, from the coding sequence ATGAGTGAAGAAAAATCCTCAGGCGGACCGATCGGTCGGGGCGGCGGACTTGGACAGAAGTCTGAAAAAGCTAAGAATTTTAAAGGCACCATGCTCCACCTTGCCGGTTATTTAAAGCATTATAAAATTTCTGTCATTGTTGTAATCTTGTTTGCATGCTGTTCCTCTGTATTTTCCATTGTTGGACCGAAGGTATTAGGAAAAGCCACCACCAAGCTTTTTGAAGGCTTGATGGCATGGGCCATGGGAACTGGATTGCTAACGGATTTTCGCTATATTAGAAACCGGCTTCTGCTTTTAGTTGTCCTGTATCTTGTATCGGCTATCTTTTCCTATCTGCAAAGTTACATTATGTCAGGGGTGAGTATGAAGATCACCTATGAACTGAGAAAAAACATATCGGAGAAGATGAACCGCCTTCCGTTAAATTATTATGATACCAGAACTCACGGGGAGATACTTTCAAGAATTACCAACGATGTGGATACGGTAAGTCAGACATTAAATCAGAGTCTGACCCAGATGATTACATCGGTGACCACCTTAATCGGTATTATAGCTATGATGCTTTCCATCAGCATACGAATGACTCTGGTGGCAGTTTTCGTTCTGCTTGTTTCCATGGGCTTAATCGCCACAGTAGTGAAAAAGTCACAGAAATATTTCACCCAGCAGCAGAAAAGTCTGGGGAACTTAAACGGTCACATTGAAGAAATATATGCAGGTCACAACGTCGTGCAGATTTTTAACGGTGAGAAAGAAGCCATTGAAAAATTCCAGCTGATCAACGATAAACTCTATGGATCTGCGTGGAAATCCCAGTTTTTATCCGGAATGATGATGCCAATTATGTCTTTCGTGGGCAACCTCGGATTTGTATGTGTTTGTCTGTTAGGAGGATATTTAACGGTGAAAAAGGCGATTGAGATCGGTGACGTTCAGGCATTTATCCAGTACATGAGATCATTCATGCAGCCAATTTCTCAGATCGCCAACGTTTCCAATACCCTGCAGTCAACAGCTGCGGCAGCAGAGCGTGTATTTGAATTCTTAGATGAAGAGGATGAAGTCAGGGAGACAGAAAGTCCCATTGTATTGACTGAGGTTCATGGAAATGTGGAATTTAAAAATGTCTGTTTTGGTTATCAGCCAGATACCATGATTATCAATCATTTTTCTTCCAACGTGGAGGCAGGACAGATGGTTGCGATTGTAGGTCCTACAGGAGCTGGAAAAACTACCATAGTCAAGCTTCTGATGCGTTTTTATGAGCTTAATTCCGGACAGATTCTGATTGATGGGCATGATAGTCTTACATTTACAAGAAGGGATTTACGTGCTATGTTCGGCATGGTGCTTCAGGATACCTGGCTTTATAACGCCACGGTTATGGATAACATCCGCTACGGTAATTTTGATAAGACGGATGAAGAGGTGATAGCGGCGGCAAAAGCGGCTCATTGCGATGAATTTATACGAACTCTGCCGGGAGGTTACCATATGGTGATTAATGAAGAATCCAGTAATTTATCCCAGGGACAGAAACAGCTGTTAACAATTGCAAGAACCATTCTGGCAGATCCCAAAATCCTGATTCTTGATGAAGCAACCAGTTCCATTGATACAAGGACCGAGGTCTTTATACAAAAAGCCATGGATAAGTTAATGAAAAACAGAACCAGCTTTGTCATCGCCCATCGTCTTTCTACTATCCGGGACGCGGATATGATTCTGGTCATGAAGGATGGCGATATCATTGAACAGGGTAATCACGAAACATTGCTTGAAAAGAAAGGATTCTATTCCGATCTCTATCACAGCCAGTTTGCAGAACAATCATAG
- a CDS encoding efflux RND transporter periplasmic adaptor subunit, whose protein sequence is MQENEHINIEDQEISKGTGKLKKVLIPLLLAVIFLGAATAGYFYYVSTNYFKTDNARVTAKLYSVKAVANGKLLSWEVENGDLVEQDQVLGRQETLPYITSPITGTVVKNEGAANQAVAMGTELAVVADTSDLYIGVNVEETDIMKIKLGQKVDIKLDAYPGKLFKGQVIEIDPATQTYFSGGTSFTTSGDYTKVTQLIPIKVAIENQQNLPLVFGMNASVKVHLK, encoded by the coding sequence ATGCAGGAAAACGAACACATCAATATTGAAGATCAGGAGATCAGCAAGGGAACGGGGAAACTGAAAAAAGTACTCATTCCCCTTTTGCTGGCAGTTATTTTTTTGGGAGCAGCCACCGCAGGATATTTCTATTATGTGAGCACGAACTATTTTAAAACGGACAATGCCAGAGTAACAGCAAAGCTGTATTCGGTAAAAGCCGTAGCAAATGGAAAGCTTTTATCCTGGGAAGTAGAAAATGGAGATCTGGTGGAACAGGACCAGGTGCTAGGACGTCAGGAAACCCTTCCTTATATTACATCACCAATAACCGGAACCGTAGTGAAAAATGAGGGAGCTGCCAATCAGGCAGTTGCCATGGGTACAGAACTGGCAGTTGTGGCGGATACCTCCGATCTTTATATCGGGGTAAACGTGGAAGAGACAGATATCATGAAAATAAAGCTGGGACAGAAAGTGGATATTAAACTGGATGCCTATCCAGGAAAACTGTTTAAGGGGCAGGTAATTGAGATCGATCCCGCAACCCAGACCTATTTTTCAGGAGGAACCAGTTTTACCACCAGTGGAGACTATACAAAGGTAACACAGCTGATACCGATTAAGGTAGCGATTGAAAATCAGCAGAATCTTCCTCTTGTTTTTGGAATGAATGCTTCTGTGAAAGTTCATTTAAAATAA
- a CDS encoding efflux RND transporter periplasmic adaptor subunit, which yields MKKIAAVLMVTTILSSALFGCAGAGKQTEVTVAAAKEGKDLSAMVWQGTVEALSSVDIIPVASGKVTNILAKEGDHVEAGAPLFQIDNQDASLQLEQAKAGRQAAQATYDSAQKANQLNTVVKPAQISFTTASDNFNRIKVLYESGDVSQADYEAAKAQMDVAQVQLQAAQNSQTTSCEVAKAQLESAVAALNIAQKRYDDCMVVSPIKGLVTKISVEAGQTVSPQIKAATVIDDSGKKVKIKVADMDIDQIKIGTEVEVNLQTLGENLKGSINDISAVSDSSTGMFLVTVSLGEESTNNAIGLMADIRLVGNKGENSVYIPAKSVQSDDSGEYVYRVSESSVVKTPVTLGKKKNAYIEVANGLSTGDLVVLQSSKPLTDGEKVSILTVKQQG from the coding sequence ATGAAGAAGATAGCAGCAGTTTTAATGGTAACAACAATACTTTCGTCGGCTCTTTTTGGCTGTGCGGGAGCTGGAAAACAGACAGAAGTAACGGTTGCTGCAGCGAAAGAAGGAAAAGATTTATCCGCCATGGTATGGCAGGGAACGGTAGAGGCATTAAGCAGCGTTGATATTATTCCCGTTGCAAGCGGTAAGGTGACCAATATCTTAGCCAAGGAAGGCGATCATGTAGAAGCAGGTGCTCCCTTATTTCAGATAGACAATCAGGATGCCAGCCTGCAGTTAGAGCAGGCAAAGGCAGGCCGCCAGGCAGCCCAGGCTACTTATGACAGTGCACAAAAGGCAAATCAGTTAAACACAGTGGTAAAGCCTGCCCAGATCAGCTTCACCACGGCAAGTGACAATTTTAACCGGATTAAAGTGCTTTATGAAAGCGGTGATGTATCCCAGGCAGATTATGAGGCGGCTAAGGCCCAGATGGATGTGGCCCAGGTTCAGCTGCAGGCAGCTCAGAACAGTCAGACCACAAGCTGTGAGGTGGCAAAGGCTCAGCTTGAAAGTGCTGTAGCAGCTCTTAATATTGCCCAGAAAAGATACGATGACTGTATGGTAGTATCCCCTATCAAAGGTCTGGTGACAAAAATAAGTGTGGAAGCAGGTCAGACGGTTTCTCCCCAGATAAAAGCGGCCACTGTTATTGATGACAGCGGTAAAAAAGTTAAGATCAAGGTGGCTGACATGGATATAGACCAGATTAAAATCGGAACAGAAGTAGAAGTAAATCTTCAGACGCTTGGGGAAAATTTAAAGGGCAGTATAAACGATATTTCTGCAGTCAGTGATTCCAGTACCGGAATGTTTCTTGTGACGGTCTCTCTGGGAGAGGAAAGTACAAACAACGCAATCGGACTCATGGCGGATATCAGACTTGTTGGCAATAAGGGGGAGAATTCAGTCTATATTCCGGCAAAGTCCGTTCAGTCCGATGATTCAGGGGAATATGTTTATCGGGTATCTGAGAGCAGCGTTGTGAAAACACCTGTCACACTGGGAAAGAAAAAGAATGCTTATATTGAAGTGGCAAATGGACTTTCAACTGGTGACCTGGTTGTTTTGCAAAGCAGTAAACCATTGACAGATGGAGAAAAAGTCAGTATATTGACTGTGAAACAGCAGGGTTAA
- a CDS encoding ketopantoate reductase family protein: MKILFFGRGVIGTQYAWAFEKAGHTVEFYVREGRKAQYGSYVNLELWDARQSKKDRMVKEKWPIVMLEEIKENHDYDLIFMSVNPEQISSAVKYLAPRTGNATVLFFSNFWQDPKLAVQPLPPGQIVYGFPGAGGGFEGNTLYGGLYKTVQFGTLESEPTNRDLEVRKLFAQTGFKVMVQKDVKSWLWNHFALNAAMETEVLKSGSFKEVISSREALEGIGRNMKEMIPVLKARGSKLDVMAKVLSGLPPRIVGLLMSHVVFSPKGISYSLVAHNHFKVGYAVQEVITDARKYGIKTPRLSEVESLITN; this comes from the coding sequence ATGAAAATACTATTCTTTGGGCGCGGTGTCATTGGAACCCAATATGCCTGGGCGTTTGAAAAAGCTGGCCACACCGTTGAGTTCTATGTTCGTGAAGGCAGGAAGGCACAATACGGTTCTTATGTAAATCTAGAACTATGGGATGCAAGGCAAAGTAAAAAAGACCGGATGGTCAAAGAAAAATGGCCGATTGTCATGCTGGAAGAGATAAAGGAAAATCACGACTACGACCTCATTTTTATGAGTGTCAACCCCGAACAGATATCCAGTGCGGTGAAGTACCTGGCACCACGCACAGGAAACGCAACAGTTCTTTTTTTCAGCAACTTCTGGCAAGACCCTAAATTGGCTGTTCAGCCGCTTCCGCCCGGTCAAATCGTTTATGGCTTTCCCGGTGCAGGCGGCGGTTTTGAAGGAAACACTCTTTACGGGGGGCTTTACAAGACGGTTCAATTTGGAACATTGGAATCCGAGCCTACCAATAGGGATTTAGAGGTTCGCAAGCTTTTTGCTCAGACAGGCTTTAAGGTGATGGTTCAAAAAGATGTAAAAAGCTGGCTCTGGAATCACTTCGCATTAAACGCTGCAATGGAAACCGAAGTATTAAAAAGCGGAAGTTTTAAGGAGGTGATTTCTTCGCGCGAAGCACTCGAAGGAATAGGCCGGAACATGAAAGAAATGATTCCTGTTTTAAAAGCAAGGGGCTCAAAACTTGATGTTATGGCAAAGGTGTTGAGTGGTCTGCCGCCGAGAATTGTTGGACTTCTTATGAGTCACGTTGTGTTCTCTCCAAAAGGCATATCCTATTCACTTGTTGCGCATAACCATTTTAAAGTTGGCTATGCCGTACAGGAAGTTATTACAGATGCCAGAAAGTACGGAATAAAAACACCACGGCTTAGCGAAGTAGAAAGCTTGATTACGAATTGA
- a CDS encoding TetR/AcrR family transcriptional regulator, producing MDRRIKKTRQLIMDTFIDLLAEKGFEKITINDIAERADINRGTVYLHYVDKFDLLDKCIEKYVELLLNHCANSTDSTLSASALQSIFEYIEENFTIYKLLLNNEKFGFFRSRLYSLIEQTVTQVMGGKSENKAFSNGVASHFLASGFIGVLEWWINHSMPCNVQEITEQLMSMLEPYTKHLVSTDEST from the coding sequence GTGGATAGAAGAATAAAGAAAACAAGGCAGTTAATTATGGATACCTTCATCGACTTGTTGGCCGAAAAGGGATTTGAGAAAATAACCATTAATGATATAGCAGAACGCGCAGATATAAACCGTGGGACTGTTTATCTGCATTACGTAGATAAATTCGACTTACTGGACAAGTGCATTGAAAAATATGTTGAGTTGCTGCTAAATCATTGTGCCAATAGTACGGATTCCACTCTAAGTGCAAGTGCATTGCAAAGTATATTTGAATATATAGAAGAAAATTTCACAATTTACAAGTTGCTTCTTAATAATGAGAAATTTGGATTTTTCCGTAGCCGCTTATATTCCTTAATTGAGCAAACCGTAACCCAGGTTATGGGGGGAAAGTCAGAAAATAAAGCATTCTCCAATGGTGTCGCCTCTCATTTTTTGGCTTCCGGGTTCATTGGAGTATTGGAATGGTGGATTAATCATTCCATGCCTTGCAATGTACAGGAAATTACAGAGCAACTTATGTCTATGCTTGAACCATATACCAAGCATCTTGTATCAACTGATGAAAGCACTTGA